One Nicotiana tomentosiformis chromosome 4, ASM39032v3, whole genome shotgun sequence genomic window carries:
- the LOC104119938 gene encoding pentatricopeptide repeat-containing protein At5g18475, translated as MKVIGHRRCSLYSSSRLFSSSVQWISPLHYQSRSSPRQDAAVEIDGTTVEEVPRKRKYISHESAVSLIKQEKDAKRALEIFNKVSDQKGFNHNNSTYAVLLHKLALCKKFETVDAVIHQMKYETCKFHEGIFINLMKHYSKSSLHEKVLEMFNAILPIVREKPSLNAISTCLNLLIEAKQIDLAREFLLNVQKHLDLKPNTCIFNILVKYHCRKGDVEAAFVVVEEMRKSRVSYPNLITYSTLMDGLCRCGRLQEAIDLFEKMLAEDQIPPDALTYNILINAFSRAGKVDRATKIIDFMKKNGCQPNIVNYTALMNGFCKEGKEEDAKEVFHKMKRVGLTPDIVGYTTLINSFCRAGKVDEGIELLEEMKDKGCKADDVTIKVILGGLCRASRSSEAFDMLERLPYDGIRLSKESYRIVLNFLCKEGELEKAMELLGLMLARGFVPHFATSNELIVQQCEVGKAADAAMALFGLLEMGFKPEPQTWSLLIDVICRERKLLPAFQLLDELVLQ; from the coding sequence ATGAAAGTTATTGGGCACAGGAGATGCAGTCTCTACTCTTCATCTAGGCTATTCTCATCTTCAGTTCAATGGATTTCTCCTTTGCATTACCAGAGCAGGAGTTCCCCAAGGCAAGATGCTGCTGTCGAAATAGATGGCACTACTGTAGAAGAAGTTCCAAGAAAACGCAAGTATATATCTCATGAATCTGCAGTCAGCTTGATAAAACAAGAGAAAGATGCAAAACGTGCCCTGGAAATTTTTAACAAGGTTTCTGATCAGAAGGGTTTCAATCACAATAACTCCACCTATGCTGTTCTTCTCCATAAACTTGCTCTTTGCAAGAAATTCGAAACAGTTGATGCTGTTATTCATCAGATGAAATATGAAACTTGCAAGTTCCATGAAGGTATATTCATTAACCTCATGAAACATTACTCCAAATCCTCTCTCCATGAAAAGGTTTTGGAGATGTTTAATGCAATCTTGCCTATCGTTCGGGAAAAGCCGTCTCTCAATGCCATTAGCACATGTCTGAATCTCCTGATTGAAGCAAAACAGATTGATCTGGCCAGGGAGTTTCTCTTAAATGTGCAGAAGCATCTAGATTTGAAGCCCAATACATGCATTTTCAATATCTTGGTCAAGTATCATTGCAGAAAAGGGGATGTTGAAGCTGCATTTGTAGTAGTAGAAGAGATGAGAAAGTCCAGAGTTTCTTATCCTAACTTAATTACTTATAGCACCCTTATGGATGGCCTATGCCGATGTGGAAGGCTTCAAGAAGCAATCGACTTGTTTGAGAAAATGCTTGCTGAAGATCAAATTCCGCCAGATGCATTGACTTACAATATCTTAATAAATGCATTTTCTCGTGCAGGAAAGGTGGATAGAGCTACGAAAATAATAGATTTTATGAAGAAAAATGGATGTCAACCAAATATAGTTAATTACACAGCTTTGATGAATGGATTTTGTAAGGAGGGGAAAGAGGAAGATGCCAAAGAGGTATTTCATAAGATGAAGAGAGTAGGCCTAACGCCTGATATCGTTGGCTATACAACATTGATAAATTCCTTCTGTAGGGCTGGTAAAGTTGATGAAGGCATTGAGTTACTCGAAGAAATGAAGGACAAAGGATGCAAAGCTGATGACGTGACAATAAAAGTTATACTTGGAGGATTGTGCAGAGCCTCTAGATCAAGTGAAGCTTTCGATATGCTTGAAAGGTTACCTTATGATGGTATCCGTCTAAGTAAGGAAAGTTATAGGATTGTGTTAAATTTTTTGTGTAAAGAAGGCGAGCTAGAAAAGGCAATGGAGTTGTTGGGTCTGATGTTGGCTAGAGGATTCGTGCCTCATTTTGCTACGTCAAATGAATTGATTGTTCAGCAATGTGAAGTTGGAAAGGCAGCCGATGCAGCTATGGCATTGTTTGGGCTGTTAGAAATGGGGTTTAAGCCAGAACCTCAGACGTGGAGTTTATTGATTGATGTGATTTGCAGGGAGAGAAAGTTGTTGCCTGCATTTCAattacttgatgagttggttCTGCAATAG
- the LOC104119937 gene encoding uncharacterized protein, with amino-acid sequence MMWDEWGNDFRHEYEEEQHQQQQEEEDSYLKFDFLSVLSKPKDYYRILEVDYDATEEVIRSNYIRLALKWHPDKQKDQDSATSKFQEINEAYQVLIDPVKRQEYDKKGMLRAYDYNIVEYLNRYKGLILTCNGLGMKHSIW; translated from the exons ATGATGTGGGACGAGTGGGGCAATGACTTCCGACATGAATATGAGGAAGAACAGCATCAGCAGCAGCAAGAAGAGGAGGATTCTTATCTTAAATTTGATTTCTTGTCAGTTTTATCTAAGCCTAAG GATTACTATAGGATACTGGAAGTGGATTATGATGCCACAGAGGAGGTCATTCGGTCCAATTATATCCGTCTTGCTTTG AAATGGCATCCGGATAAGCAAAAAGATCAGGATAGTGCTACTTCAAAGTTTCAGGAAATAAATGAGGCATACCAAG TTCTGATTGATCCTGTGAAACGACAAGAATACGACAAGAAAGGGATGCTACGAGCCTATGATTACAACATTGTT GAATACCTCAATCGCTACAAGGGTCTTATTTTAACGTGTAACGGTCTTGGCATGAAGCATTCAATATGGTAA